One part of the Chryseobacterium mulctrae genome encodes these proteins:
- a CDS encoding type VI secretion system baseplate subunit TssG → MYDNSTIDMHYNKLQTDFKAEAVAVNLLKYHRSVSNIFIDRIGINDRAYLKDIKSISSHYLGFDEEVLNIKTYREGIYDYLPEGIFHPPSLNTSRKNVESVVKEIRKQKRVEDDARKFFRPFELEIFFTEISALLKEYDFDLASDTDSLLTIFSELWPIIKMLDKQNAYIFLHVLPFFHNIRGDKKWFERCMTAFLKVPVEITFTPNEIDRMKEDDSSILLGNSRLGVTYIASGKHMDGERNWIVNVGPIPYDDMKNYIPGHPFRKVLQALYDYCLPVSVDVEENFITEKKDYSFVLEDDQRNANRLGYSTFL, encoded by the coding sequence ATGTACGACAACAGCACAATAGATATGCATTACAATAAGCTGCAGACAGATTTTAAGGCTGAAGCAGTTGCTGTAAATCTCCTTAAATATCACAGATCTGTAAGCAATATTTTTATTGACAGAATAGGAATAAACGACAGAGCTTATCTTAAAGATATTAAAAGTATTTCAAGTCATTATTTAGGCTTTGACGAGGAAGTTCTCAATATTAAAACGTATCGCGAAGGCATTTACGATTATCTTCCGGAGGGGATTTTTCACCCGCCGTCACTCAATACTTCAAGAAAAAATGTAGAAAGTGTTGTAAAAGAAATCCGTAAGCAGAAAAGAGTAGAAGACGATGCGCGAAAGTTTTTCAGACCTTTTGAGTTAGAGATTTTTTTTACAGAAATCAGCGCTTTACTGAAAGAATATGATTTTGATTTGGCGAGTGATACAGATTCGCTTCTTACGATCTTCAGTGAACTTTGGCCGATTATTAAAATGCTTGATAAGCAGAATGCTTATATTTTTCTTCATGTTTTACCCTTTTTTCATAACATCAGAGGTGATAAAAAATGGTTTGAGCGTTGCATGACTGCTTTTTTGAAAGTTCCCGTTGAGATTACTTTTACACCCAACGAAATCGACAGAATGAAAGAAGACGATTCGTCTATTCTTCTGGGAAATTCAAGATTGGGAGTCACTTACATTGCAAGCGGAAAACATATGGATGGTGAAAGAAACTGGATTGTAAATGTAGGTCCGATTCCTTATGACGATATGAAAAATTATATTCCGGGACATCCTTTCAGAAAAGTTTTACAAGCTTTGTACGATTATTGCCTTCCAGTTTCTGTAGATGTTGAAGAAAATTTTATTACAGAAAAAAAAGACTATTCTTTTGTGCTGGAAGACGACCAAAGAAATGCAAACAGGCTCGGTTATTCTACTTTTCTGTAA
- a CDS encoding S1/P1 nuclease, whose protein sequence is MKSIYSKILLLAFVASSVYSYAWGLTGHRVIAEIAENHLSGKAKREIRKMLGQEKMAYWANWPDFIKSDTTGAWKQASAWHYVNIDPQTDFTAFEKDLKAQAGANLYSQIKVLSSQIKDEKTSEKDRKIALIFLIHMMGDLAQPMHTGRSGDLGGNKINVTYFGDKTNLHSVWDGKLVDSQKYSYTEYAKLLDIKSKDEVKQIQSGTLENWLYDSHQIANKIYAQTPDGSKLSYDYQYKFNDTMERQLLYGGLRLAKLLNDLF, encoded by the coding sequence ATGAAAAGTATTTATTCTAAAATTTTGCTTTTGGCATTCGTTGCAAGTTCAGTGTATTCTTATGCATGGGGATTAACGGGTCACAGAGTGATTGCTGAGATTGCAGAAAATCATCTTTCCGGAAAAGCAAAGAGAGAAATCAGAAAAATGTTGGGGCAGGAAAAAATGGCGTATTGGGCAAACTGGCCAGATTTTATTAAATCTGACACTACAGGTGCCTGGAAACAGGCTTCAGCTTGGCATTACGTAAACATTGATCCACAGACAGATTTTACAGCATTTGAAAAAGATTTGAAAGCGCAGGCCGGAGCTAATCTTTATTCGCAAATCAAAGTATTATCTAGCCAGATCAAGGATGAAAAAACTTCTGAAAAAGACAGAAAAATTGCTTTGATTTTCCTTATTCACATGATGGGAGATTTGGCACAACCAATGCACACCGGAAGATCAGGAGATTTAGGTGGAAACAAAATTAACGTTACTTATTTTGGAGATAAAACAAATCTTCACTCAGTTTGGGACGGAAAATTGGTAGATTCACAAAAATACAGCTACACAGAATATGCAAAGCTTCTAGATATTAAATCTAAAGACGAAGTAAAACAAATTCAATCTGGAACTTTAGAAAACTGGTTGTATGATTCTCATCAGATTGCCAATAAAATCTATGCTCAAACTCCGGATGGGTCTAAATTATCTTACGATTATCAGTACAAATTTAATGATACCATGGAAAGACAGCTTCTTTACGGAGGTTTAAGGTTAGCGAAATTGTTGAATGATTTGTTTTAA
- a CDS encoding TssN family type VI secretion system protein, which produces MEISSVKGIFFRYIFVPLIAIIMMVILGVIRKNKPAIKIRVIIIYVLLCSLCLALPGLFGFSGNSFNPYWYLISQVIYLIFGIIHVNLMHTFFRKHFQSQTSSITFEAILSVTCALVGAYLFVLIFGWISKGAGYPVMSATSVLIFFVPMVFYYCYIQFISIPVDIYKTWRYSPDQKPPDFDGADFDRLMVLNVELSKNLEDANRFRIKAKTLPTGVTFGDWFFRVVDDYNHKNPKSVIHLTDEDKESYYWIFYTKKSFFSFRKYIDFDQDITTNTISENEVVICKRVIQHEEEGKK; this is translated from the coding sequence ATGGAAATTTCTTCAGTAAAAGGTATATTTTTCAGGTATATTTTCGTCCCGCTTATTGCTATTATCATGATGGTAATTTTAGGGGTAATCAGAAAAAACAAACCTGCAATAAAAATCAGAGTTATTATTATTTATGTACTCTTGTGCAGTTTGTGTCTTGCATTACCTGGGCTTTTTGGTTTTTCAGGAAACTCGTTTAATCCGTATTGGTATCTTATTTCACAGGTTATTTATCTTATTTTTGGGATTATCCATGTTAATTTGATGCATACATTTTTCAGAAAGCACTTTCAGTCGCAGACTTCAAGTATTACTTTTGAAGCTATTTTATCGGTAACCTGCGCTTTGGTAGGAGCTTATCTTTTTGTTCTGATTTTCGGATGGATCAGCAAAGGAGCAGGATATCCTGTAATGTCTGCAACCAGCGTTCTTATATTTTTTGTACCGATGGTTTTTTATTACTGTTATATTCAGTTTATCAGTATTCCGGTTGATATTTATAAAACGTGGAGGTATTCTCCGGATCAGAAACCACCGGATTTTGACGGAGCAGACTTTGACCGTTTAATGGTTTTGAACGTTGAACTGAGTAAAAACCTTGAAGATGCAAACCGTTTTAGAATTAAGGCTAAAACTTTACCGACAGGAGTAACCTTCGGAGACTGGTTTTTCCGTGTCGTTGACGATTACAATCACAAAAACCCTAAATCTGTTATTCACTTAACAGACGAAGACAAAGAATCTTATTACTGGATTTTCTATACCAAGAAATCGTTTTTCAGCTTTAGAAAATACATCGATTTCGATCAGGATATTACGACGAATACCATTTCAGAAAATGAAGTAGTGATCTGCAAAAGAGTTATTCAGCACGAAGAAGAAGGAAAAAAATAA
- a CDS encoding DUF3347 domain-containing protein — protein MKKHIITFLFSIFAVLSVTAQSKTNPQLSKLYQNYISVKSALASDDFKKTSAAAGEFLKTVSSVNSKSLDAKKLSSLKSDAKTISSAKNIDAQRKPFYRLSEVMIAVAKENKISDKTIFVQYCPMAEGSWLSNEKQIVNPYYGSSMLKCGSVKSEIK, from the coding sequence ATGAAAAAACATATCATCACTTTTCTGTTTTCAATATTTGCCGTTCTATCTGTAACTGCACAATCGAAAACTAACCCTCAATTATCAAAACTATATCAGAATTACATTTCTGTAAAATCTGCTTTAGCTTCTGATGATTTTAAGAAAACATCGGCTGCAGCCGGAGAATTTTTGAAAACAGTTTCATCAGTCAATTCAAAATCTTTAGATGCAAAGAAACTAAGCTCTTTAAAATCAGATGCAAAAACAATTTCGTCAGCAAAAAATATCGATGCACAGAGAAAACCGTTTTACAGATTATCTGAAGTAATGATTGCCGTTGCTAAAGAAAATAAAATTTCTGATAAAACCATTTTTGTACAATATTGTCCGATGGCAGAAGGAAGCTGGTTGAGTAACGAAAAACAGATTGTAAATCCTTACTACGGAAGCTCAATGCTTAAATGCGGTTCCGTAAAATCTGAAATAAAATAA
- a CDS encoding alpha/beta hydrolase family protein — protein sequence MKIKLTICLLAFLNFYEAQENISYQKPSAEILKLADYDRPPSVLTNSKKDWVVFVYRPTYKTLYDLNQQEMKLGGLRINPVINISSTITYSNNLKVRKMNDKTEVQVKGLPQNPKITNTSFSPDEKKLAFTNTTDKGVELWIVDLETATAKKITKDNLNANLHYPFVWMKDSQSFLIKILPENRPQLIDPSKDLPTGPIVSTADGKVSQNRTYQDLLKNPQDEQNFDILTASELYHVDLNGDLKKFKDKDIFSDLTYSPDGNFLMVTTIKKPYSYIVPLNRFPMTTTVYDAKGNTVKVVNEVPLNEIMPKGFSSVRTGKRYMGWRADQPATLVYTEALDGGDQSKTVDFRDEVFTWEAPFTAQPKSFFKTKQRYGGVSWTNNHYAIVGESWYDTRNTKSYLVDLNTGRSEVIEDRNYQDVYSDPGNFNTTKNDFGRYVVDMKGEKSYLIGDGFTKDGQHPFIDEMDMKSLKKKRLYTSNLKNAKEEIIDIINPARGEVLTIQQSASQYPNYFKKNIKSNKTEAVTNFANPFESIKDVYKEVITYKRNDGVTLTGTLYLPANYDRKAKKEKLPLLIWAYPTEYKDKNTAGQNTQNPNDFTFPYYGSFVYWTAKGYAVLDDAAFPIIGEGKTEPNDTFIPQLVANGKAAIDAVDQLGYIDRTKVAVGGHSYGAFMTANLLTHSKDYACGIARSGAYNRTLTPFGFQSEQRNYWDVPEIYNKMSPFMNADKMKTPMLLVHGDADNNPGTFTLQTERYFQALKNLGAPVKMVLLPKESHGYAAKENILHLLWEQDQFLEKCLKK from the coding sequence ATGAAGATCAAATTGACCATCTGTCTTCTTGCGTTTCTTAATTTTTATGAAGCTCAGGAAAATATCTCGTATCAGAAACCTTCTGCAGAAATTTTAAAACTTGCAGATTACGACCGACCGCCAAGTGTTTTGACCAATTCTAAAAAAGACTGGGTTGTTTTTGTGTATCGACCAACGTATAAAACGTTATACGATCTCAATCAACAGGAAATGAAATTGGGAGGGTTAAGAATTAATCCAGTGATAAATATTTCGAGTACAATTACGTATTCAAATAATCTAAAAGTTCGTAAAATGAACGATAAAACGGAGGTTCAGGTAAAAGGTCTTCCGCAAAATCCCAAAATTACCAATACTTCTTTTTCTCCAGACGAAAAGAAATTAGCGTTTACTAATACTACTGATAAAGGAGTTGAGCTTTGGATCGTTGATCTTGAAACAGCAACAGCAAAAAAGATCACTAAAGATAATCTTAATGCAAACTTGCATTATCCATTCGTTTGGATGAAAGATTCCCAGAGTTTTCTAATTAAAATTTTGCCAGAAAATAGACCTCAATTAATTGATCCCTCTAAAGATCTTCCAACAGGACCAATTGTTTCAACAGCAGACGGAAAAGTTTCTCAAAACAGAACATATCAGGATTTGCTTAAAAATCCGCAAGACGAACAAAATTTTGATATTCTTACCGCTTCAGAATTGTATCATGTTGATTTGAATGGCGATCTTAAAAAGTTTAAAGACAAAGATATTTTTTCGGATTTAACATATTCTCCTGATGGAAATTTTTTAATGGTAACAACCATTAAAAAACCATATTCATACATTGTTCCGCTCAATAGATTTCCAATGACCACAACGGTTTACGATGCAAAAGGAAATACAGTAAAAGTAGTGAATGAAGTTCCTTTAAATGAAATTATGCCGAAAGGATTTTCATCTGTAAGAACCGGAAAAAGATATATGGGTTGGAGAGCAGATCAACCTGCTACTTTGGTTTATACCGAAGCTTTGGATGGTGGAGATCAGTCTAAAACTGTTGATTTCAGAGATGAAGTTTTCACTTGGGAAGCACCGTTTACAGCTCAGCCAAAATCTTTCTTTAAAACCAAACAAAGATATGGTGGCGTAAGCTGGACCAACAATCACTATGCTATCGTTGGTGAAAGCTGGTACGATACAAGAAATACAAAATCTTATTTAGTTGATTTAAATACAGGGAGATCTGAAGTAATAGAAGATAGAAATTATCAGGATGTCTACAGTGATCCCGGAAATTTTAACACCACAAAAAATGACTTCGGAAGATATGTTGTAGATATGAAAGGCGAAAAATCTTATCTTATTGGAGACGGATTTACAAAAGATGGCCAACATCCTTTTATCGATGAAATGGATATGAAATCTTTAAAAAAGAAAAGACTTTACACCTCAAATCTTAAAAATGCTAAAGAAGAAATCATCGATATTATCAATCCTGCAAGAGGAGAGGTGTTGACGATTCAGCAATCGGCAAGTCAGTATCCGAATTATTTCAAGAAAAATATTAAATCTAATAAAACGGAAGCGGTAACCAATTTTGCCAATCCTTTTGAAAGCATTAAAGATGTTTACAAAGAAGTGATTACTTACAAAAGAAATGATGGAGTTACTTTGACAGGAACACTTTATTTGCCGGCAAACTACGACAGAAAAGCTAAAAAAGAAAAGTTACCTTTATTAATCTGGGCTTATCCTACAGAATATAAAGACAAAAATACTGCAGGACAAAATACTCAGAATCCAAATGATTTTACCTTCCCTTATTACGGTTCTTTTGTGTATTGGACGGCAAAAGGATATGCTGTACTTGATGATGCGGCGTTTCCAATTATCGGAGAAGGAAAAACTGAGCCGAATGATACCTTCATTCCACAGTTGGTTGCTAACGGAAAAGCTGCGATTGATGCGGTAGATCAGTTAGGATATATCGACAGGACAAAAGTTGCAGTTGGAGGACATTCTTACGGAGCTTTTATGACGGCAAATCTTTTAACACATTCTAAAGATTATGCGTGTGGAATTGCAAGAAGTGGAGCGTACAACAGAACATTAACGCCTTTTGGTTTCCAAAGTGAGCAAAGAAACTATTGGGATGTTCCGGAAATTTACAACAAAATGTCACCATTTATGAATGCTGATAAAATGAAAACTCCAATGTTATTGGTGCATGGTGATGCCGATAACAATCCCGGAACTTTTACTTTGCAGACCGAAAGA
- a CDS encoding sigma-70 family RNA polymerase sigma factor — MRQLKITKQVTNRETASLDKYLQEIGKVELITADEEVDLAQKIRAGDRVALEKLIKANLRFVVSVSKQYQNQGLSLPDLINEGNLGLMKAAKRYDETRGFKFISYAVWWIRQSILQALAEQSRIVRLPLNKIGSINKINKAYAHLEQENERPPSPEELAEVLDMSEEDIKESMKNSGRHLSMDAPLVEGEDSNLYDVLRSGESPSPDKDLMLESLQIEIERALNTLTPREADLVRLYFGLNGKHPMTLEEIGETFDLTRERVRQIKEKAIKRLKHNTRSKILKSYLGK, encoded by the coding sequence ATGAGACAATTAAAAATAACCAAGCAGGTTACCAACAGGGAAACCGCTTCACTAGACAAGTATTTGCAGGAAATTGGTAAAGTAGAACTAATTACGGCAGACGAAGAGGTAGATTTGGCACAAAAAATCCGTGCTGGCGACAGAGTCGCATTGGAAAAATTAATCAAAGCCAACCTTCGTTTCGTAGTATCCGTATCGAAACAGTACCAAAACCAAGGTCTTTCTTTACCCGATTTAATTAATGAAGGTAACTTAGGACTGATGAAAGCTGCAAAAAGATATGACGAAACCAGAGGTTTCAAATTTATCTCTTATGCGGTTTGGTGGATTCGTCAGTCGATTTTACAGGCTTTGGCAGAGCAGTCTAGAATTGTAAGATTGCCTTTGAACAAAATCGGATCGATCAACAAAATCAACAAAGCTTACGCTCACCTTGAGCAGGAAAACGAAAGACCACCTTCTCCGGAAGAATTGGCTGAAGTTCTTGATATGAGCGAGGAAGATATTAAAGAATCGATGAAAAACTCCGGAAGACATTTGTCTATGGATGCGCCTTTGGTAGAAGGTGAAGATTCTAACCTTTATGATGTTTTACGTTCTGGAGAATCTCCAAGCCCGGATAAAGATTTGATGCTTGAATCTCTTCAAATTGAAATTGAAAGAGCATTGAATACTTTAACTCCGAGAGAGGCTGATTTGGTAAGATTGTATTTCGGATTAAACGGAAAACATCCAATGACTTTGGAAGAAATTGGTGAAACTTTTGATCTTACAAGAGAAAGAGTTCGTCAGATTAAAGAAAAAGCAATTAAAAGACTGAAACATAATACAAGAAGTAAGATTTTGAAGTCTTATTTAGGTAAATAG
- a CDS encoding TonB-dependent receptor plug domain-containing protein translates to MKKLVLPLSLMVPVLVFSQARKRDTTTTRVSNIEEVVFQKKVTGRTNDVTAVRISAKDAKNVASISGGVEGMLKTLPSVNSNTELSSQYMVRGGNYDENLIYINDIEIYRPFLIRNSQQEGLSIINPDMVSAVNFSAGGFEPRYGDKMSSALNIYYREPKKFELSGEASLIGGRLTTGFVSGKEDENGNKKFTALFSGRYRNTNLVLNTLNEDTDFNPTYYDFQSYLNYHVNSKLSLSFIGYYSKNDYEMVPKERSVDFGTINQPINLSVFYNGKENDQYKNMMGTFSVNYKPSDKWRFTLDSFSYQNREREYYSIASSYILQTFDPITGTPITSYDVGGQIEHARNDLFVRTYGTQFRTRFSPNVNTDIELGFKYEKENLQDLTNEWKLVDSSGYSIPHPVDDPRFPDASDLDLFYSISGANHIQPTRLSAYAQYSQKFYWGASKVLVNGGARVAHWSFNDETIFSPRAQFAIKPDWNTEMWFRLSGGVYYQAPFYKEIKDLNGNFNPNIKSQRSIQAILANETEFEFENRPFKLTTELYYKKMDNVIPYYMDNVRIRYSGQNNASGYAYGIDTRLFGEFVPGVDSWLSASYARVFENIDGRGNIPRPTDQRFRFAMFYQDYMPKFPQMRVNLTLTYAMGLPNGAPVFTDPYQYQKTLPSYKRVDLGLSYAFVDAEAKKQTYGFLSNFDELTLGVQVFNAFNINNTIANQWITDANSSIMYPVPVRLTGRFFNVKLEFKLK, encoded by the coding sequence TTGAAAAAACTAGTTTTACCACTAAGCCTTATGGTACCTGTCTTGGTATTCTCACAAGCAAGAAAAAGAGATACTACGACGACAAGGGTTTCCAATATTGAGGAAGTTGTTTTCCAGAAAAAAGTTACCGGGAGAACCAACGATGTTACTGCAGTAAGAATTTCAGCTAAAGATGCCAAAAATGTCGCAAGTATTTCTGGCGGTGTAGAGGGAATGCTAAAAACACTTCCGTCGGTAAATTCAAACACCGAGCTTTCTTCACAATACATGGTGCGTGGTGGAAACTATGACGAAAACCTTATCTATATTAATGATATTGAAATTTACAGACCTTTTCTGATCAGAAATTCTCAGCAGGAAGGTTTAAGTATCATCAATCCGGATATGGTTTCTGCGGTTAACTTTTCTGCGGGAGGTTTTGAGCCGAGATATGGTGATAAAATGTCTTCTGCTTTAAATATTTATTATCGTGAACCTAAAAAGTTTGAACTTTCCGGTGAAGCGAGTTTAATTGGCGGAAGATTAACCACAGGTTTTGTATCAGGAAAAGAAGATGAAAACGGAAACAAAAAATTTACGGCTTTATTTTCGGGAAGATACAGAAATACCAATCTGGTTCTGAATACTTTAAATGAAGACACCGATTTTAATCCAACATATTATGATTTTCAGTCGTATCTGAATTATCATGTGAACAGCAAACTTTCACTTTCATTTATCGGATATTATTCTAAGAATGACTACGAAATGGTTCCTAAAGAAAGAAGCGTAGATTTTGGAACGATAAATCAGCCGATTAACCTGTCTGTTTTTTATAATGGTAAAGAAAATGACCAGTATAAAAACATGATGGGTACGTTTTCTGTAAACTATAAACCGTCGGATAAATGGAGATTTACGCTCGACAGTTTTTCTTATCAGAATCGTGAAAGAGAATATTATTCTATTGCATCAAGCTATATTCTGCAGACTTTTGATCCGATTACAGGAACTCCGATAACGTCTTATGATGTTGGCGGACAAATAGAGCATGCAAGAAATGATCTTTTTGTAAGAACGTATGGAACACAGTTCAGAACCCGTTTTTCACCGAATGTAAATACCGATATTGAATTAGGATTTAAATATGAAAAAGAAAATCTTCAGGATTTAACCAACGAATGGAAATTGGTGGACTCTTCAGGTTACAGTATTCCGCATCCGGTTGATGATCCTAGATTTCCAGATGCTTCAGATTTAGATTTATTTTACAGTATTTCAGGAGCAAATCACATTCAACCGACAAGATTATCGGCTTATGCACAGTATTCTCAGAAGTTTTATTGGGGAGCAAGTAAAGTTTTGGTAAATGGAGGAGCAAGGGTTGCACACTGGAGTTTCAATGACGAAACCATTTTCTCGCCAAGAGCTCAGTTTGCAATAAAACCTGACTGGAATACAGAAATGTGGTTCAGACTTTCTGGAGGTGTTTATTATCAGGCTCCTTTTTATAAAGAAATTAAAGATCTGAATGGTAATTTTAATCCTAATATAAAATCTCAACGATCTATTCAGGCAATTTTAGCGAATGAAACTGAATTTGAGTTTGAAAACAGACCATTTAAGCTAACCACAGAATTATATTATAAAAAAATGGATAATGTAATTCCGTATTATATGGATAATGTTAGAATTCGTTATTCGGGTCAAAATAATGCTTCTGGTTACGCTTACGGAATTGATACAAGATTATTTGGTGAATTTGTTCCGGGTGTAGATTCTTGGCTTTCTGCAAGTTATGCAAGAGTTTTTGAAAATATTGACGGAAGAGGAAATATTCCGAGACCGACAGATCAGCGTTTCAGATTTGCAATGTTTTACCAGGATTATATGCCGAAATTTCCACAAATGCGTGTAAATCTTACCCTAACATATGCGATGGGATTACCAAACGGAGCTCCGGTTTTCACAGATCCTTATCAGTATCAAAAAACCTTGCCTTCTTATAAAAGAGTAGATTTAGGACTTTCGTATGCATTTGTAGATGCTGAAGCAAAAAAACAAACCTATGGTTTCTTAAGTAATTTTGATGAACTAACTTTAGGAGTGCAGGTTTTCAACGCATTTAATATTAATAATACGATTGCCAATCAATGGATTACCGATGCAAATAGTAGTATCATGTATCCTGTTCCGGTACGTTTGACTGGAAGATTCTTTAATGTAAAGCTTGAATTTAAGCTTAAATAA
- a CDS encoding FAD-dependent monooxygenase has product MNQISIIGAGIGGLTLGNILKQHYLDFTIYESAPEIKPVGAGIMMAVNAMQIFNKLGLKEKIENAGNKIHGIFITDEKLKIISTTNVLALEKKFNSCNVAIHRAELQNILAENLGLENIKLNHSLQQIQNKENYLLEFENGFTRESKIVFGADGIHSKIRNQIFGNGNIRNAGQKCWRGLTDFELPEKYNHHALEIWGKAKRFGFVKISAKKVYWYALVNENKFTENIDLTETFNDFDSLVLDILKATKPENIILNDIIDLAPIPKWYAENICLIGDAAHATTPNMGQGACQSIEDAYVIGKLLEKNQNFNSVFEEFQSIRRKKVDEIVKNSWTIGKISQWEKGNQLRNFLMRSIPESINQKMVEKILKLEI; this is encoded by the coding sequence ATGAATCAAATTTCAATCATCGGAGCAGGAATTGGAGGTTTAACGTTAGGAAATATTCTAAAACAACACTATTTAGATTTTACCATTTATGAATCTGCCCCGGAAATAAAACCTGTCGGAGCCGGAATTATGATGGCTGTTAATGCGATGCAGATTTTTAATAAATTAGGCTTAAAAGAGAAAATTGAAAATGCAGGAAATAAAATTCACGGAATATTTATTACCGATGAAAAGCTGAAAATTATTTCTACAACGAATGTTTTGGCTTTAGAAAAGAAATTTAATTCTTGTAATGTTGCGATTCACAGAGCAGAGCTTCAGAATATTTTAGCCGAAAATTTAGGCTTAGAAAATATCAAGCTTAATCATTCATTACAACAAATTCAGAATAAAGAAAATTATCTTTTAGAATTTGAAAATGGTTTTACAAGAGAAAGTAAAATTGTTTTTGGAGCAGATGGAATTCATTCTAAAATCAGAAACCAGATTTTTGGAAATGGAAATATCAGAAATGCCGGACAAAAATGTTGGCGTGGTTTAACCGATTTTGAACTTCCCGAAAAATACAATCATCATGCTTTGGAAATCTGGGGAAAAGCAAAACGTTTTGGTTTTGTAAAAATCTCAGCCAAAAAAGTCTATTGGTATGCTTTGGTGAATGAAAATAAATTTACAGAAAATATTGATTTAACAGAAACCTTCAACGATTTTGATTCTTTGGTTTTGGACATTTTAAAAGCCACAAAACCGGAAAATATTATTCTGAATGATATTATCGACCTTGCTCCTATTCCAAAATGGTATGCTGAAAATATTTGTCTGATTGGCGATGCAGCTCACGCAACAACTCCAAATATGGGACAAGGCGCTTGTCAGTCAATTGAAGATGCTTATGTGATTGGTAAATTATTAGAAAAAAATCAAAACTTCAATTCTGTTTTTGAAGAATTTCAGAGTATCAGAAGAAAAAAAGTAGATGAGATTGTTAAAAATAGCTGGACAATCGGTAAAATTTCTCAATGGGAAAAAGGGAATCAGCTAAGGAATTTTTTGATGCGTTCAATTCCTGAAAGTATCAATCAGAAAATGGTAGAAAAGATTTTAAAACTGGAGATATAA
- a CDS encoding aminotransferase class V-fold PLP-dependent enzyme — MNTDKIRQETRGLSDGKLFFNNAGSSLMPNIVVDSMIDYLQQEEQFGGYEVANRNTELLENFYTETAKLINCKPSNIAFMTSATEAFSKALSSIIFKEGDTVITTVDDYISNQITFISLQKRLNVKIIRIKKLENNELDLEDLENLIKQNHPKLVAVTHIPTNSGLIQDIEAVGKTCRQYDILYLADCCQSVGQMVVDVEKIGCDFLTATGRQFMRGPRGSGFLYVSDRVLEQDYAPILLDMRGAHWSEYNNYELFKTAKRFEHWEVSYAAVLGMMEAVKYANIIGLNNIENYNKKLAETLRKYLEKGGFKVLDIGKNLSSIVTFCGPDNDLDNIQKVLKKNNVFFSVSYKNSALIDFTDKKVDGAVRLSPHYFNTLEEIEKVSDILHKSLK; from the coding sequence ATGAATACAGATAAAATAAGACAGGAAACAAGAGGGTTATCAGACGGAAAATTATTCTTTAATAATGCCGGTTCATCTTTAATGCCCAATATTGTGGTAGATTCTATGATTGATTATCTTCAACAAGAAGAGCAGTTCGGAGGTTATGAAGTTGCTAACAGAAATACAGAATTGCTTGAAAATTTCTATACCGAAACGGCAAAACTCATCAATTGCAAACCTTCAAATATTGCTTTTATGACAAGTGCAACAGAAGCATTTTCAAAAGCACTTTCAAGTATTATTTTTAAAGAAGGAGATACAGTTATTACCACGGTTGATGATTATATTTCTAATCAGATTACATTTATTTCACTTCAAAAAAGATTAAACGTAAAGATTATCCGAATTAAAAAACTGGAGAATAATGAACTCGATTTAGAAGATCTTGAAAATTTAATCAAACAAAATCATCCTAAATTAGTTGCTGTAACTCATATTCCGACCAATTCAGGATTGATTCAGGACATTGAAGCGGTTGGGAAGACCTGTCGTCAATATGATATTTTATATCTGGCAGATTGTTGCCAATCGGTTGGACAAATGGTTGTTGATGTAGAAAAAATAGGTTGTGATTTTTTAACTGCAACCGGAAGACAGTTTATGAGAGGACCAAGAGGAAGTGGGTTTCTATATGTTTCAGACAGAGTTTTAGAACAGGATTATGCACCGATTTTGTTGGATATGAGAGGTGCGCATTGGTCGGAATACAATAATTACGAATTGTTTAAAACTGCCAAAAGATTTGAACATTGGGAAGTTTCTTACGCTGCTGTTTTAGGAATGATGGAGGCTGTAAAATATGCCAATATTATTGGTTTAAATAATATAGAAAACTATAATAAAAAATTAGCTGAAACACTTAGAAAGTATCTTGAAAAAGGTGGTTTTAAAGTTTTAGATATAGGAAAAAACTTAAGCAGTATTGTTACTTTTTGCGGACCTGATAATGATTTGGATAATATTCAGAAAGTTTTGAAAAAAAATAATGTTTTCTTCTCTGTAAGCTATAAAAATTCAGCATTGATTGATTTTACAGATAAGAAGGTTGATGGTGCAGTAAGACTTTCACCTCATTATTTCAATACTTTAGAAGAAATTGAAAAGGTTTCTGATATTTTACACAAGAGTTTGAAATAA